Proteins from a genomic interval of Symmachiella macrocystis:
- a CDS encoding WXG100 family type VII secretion target, translating to MPQAVVDPGELRQFAQTLKKFNVELVDRASGISGQLDALGASWRDQENIKFTEEFKQHLTFLLRFVEANEQHIPYLMRKAERIEEYLQQR from the coding sequence ATGCCGCAGGCCGTTGTTGATCCGGGTGAACTGAGACAATTCGCACAGACGCTGAAGAAATTCAACGTAGAACTGGTCGACCGCGCCTCCGGAATTTCCGGGCAACTCGACGCTCTCGGCGCCAGTTGGCGGGACCAAGAAAACATCAAATTCACCGAAGAGTTCAAACAGCACCTCACGTTTTTGCTCCGCTTTGTCGAAGCCAACGAACAACACATCCCCTATCTGATGCGCAAAGCGGAACGGATTGAGGAATACTTGCAACAACGTTAA
- a CDS encoding FtsK/SpoIIIE domain-containing protein encodes MSNEDPTTVERRLVAELHDQLNSRNRRWRSAAEQHSSALQAAEELYADGLTSLNEELSAAQGVIENEQTVAAADVEVQYNTESGAARHHYSAQTAEFNRTYDRAVAASKKTHDDTAWMVSSVLDDDSGDSPKRKLEELTHTLQNSREHLIENVEALADDIETAKTILQQRRQRHESLLPEVDPVPTEPDAAYECCEKATKRGRGQLLKLRRDVPSQLLTGWRPAVLFVVSSAACFLLAFLLLPPTLLGAGVQQSSIAWIATTAGSAAGLTVVAMVILYAIAASRCESAIQEMEDAFATAELSLHNWRSWSDQELRKKQRRFQQWHDSRIEQRDRTVAQATEKHEANVAHAARQRQADQERLDTEFAAQIEGMEQQRNSQMERINSRRQAALASLARRTQQDPETIRSVYETSRQQAEQTHTAETADIVASWNQFWTNCVSTQQDLAQRAAACALSDDALQSDSWQLPEQVPEGIRFGNFDVDICADAAVVDDERVASASPLEFPVLLPFASGPSLFLQADGAGRRTANDTLRAVMLRILTSLPAGKVRFTIIDPVGLGEQFSSFMHLADYDELLINSRIWTEGTHIEQRLADLTEHMENVFQTYLRNEYKSIEEYNEFAGEVAEPYHFLVVADFPANIGDVAARRLISIVNSGARCGVNTLMSYDPSRPLPHGTELEDFVGSATHLVWHDDHFEFVGEELAGSALKLDAPPESAQFTQIVRRAGDLSKNARRVEVPFDRIAPAEADMWQHDSRSGIDVPLGRAGATSLQHLRLGRGTSQHVLVAGKTGSGKSTFLHALITNTALHYGPDEVEFYLVDFKKGVEFKAYATGHLPHARVIAIESDREFGVSVLQRLDAVLTERGELFRAHGVQDVEMFRNALPNERMPRIMLLVDEFQEFFTEDDKLSQNASLLLDRLVRQGRAFGIHVLLGSQSLGGAYSLARSTLGQVAVRIALQCSEADAHLILSEDNTAARLLTRPGEAIYNDANGLLDGNHPFQIAWLNDEQRSEKLRRMYNSTLRGGQTHQPPVVFEGNVPSDPQNNSEINELISAFPPSTPPTRGRVWLGEPVELKAASAVEFPRQAGSNLLITGQSVDSALGTLTSCLSSLGYQYPPPNEAGQPAVQFHVLDALASEHGSLDMWNQAVSPTRHNVDVGGPDAVERMIDELAAVVDRRLESPHEPAPPIYFFAVNLSGFRELRKDDDDFGSWGSSDDKPLSASKQFAKILTDGPTVGVHVLMWCDSYNNVNRWLGNKLLKEIEIRVCFRMNANDSSQIIDTPAAGRLGPNRALLYHDSTGETEKFRPYGVLLEPAPLPTTTVPQTGEEKSGGNWNSLEMFSVN; translated from the coding sequence ATGTCGAACGAGGATCCGACAACTGTTGAGCGGCGGCTGGTTGCTGAATTGCATGACCAACTCAATTCGCGAAATCGCCGTTGGCGAAGCGCGGCAGAACAACACAGCAGCGCGCTGCAAGCCGCTGAGGAACTCTATGCCGACGGCCTCACCTCGCTCAACGAGGAGTTGTCCGCCGCACAGGGCGTGATCGAAAATGAACAGACAGTAGCGGCCGCGGACGTGGAAGTGCAGTACAACACCGAATCTGGCGCAGCCCGCCATCACTACAGCGCGCAAACAGCTGAATTCAATCGAACATATGACCGAGCCGTCGCCGCTTCAAAAAAGACGCACGATGATACGGCCTGGATGGTCTCATCGGTGTTGGATGATGATTCCGGCGACAGCCCCAAACGCAAGCTGGAAGAACTGACGCACACGCTGCAAAACAGCCGCGAGCACTTGATCGAAAACGTCGAAGCTCTCGCTGACGACATTGAGACAGCCAAGACGATTTTGCAACAGCGACGGCAACGTCATGAAAGTCTGCTTCCCGAAGTCGACCCCGTTCCCACCGAACCGGACGCGGCGTACGAATGCTGTGAGAAGGCGACCAAACGGGGCCGGGGGCAGTTATTGAAATTGCGGCGCGATGTGCCGTCACAATTATTAACCGGATGGCGTCCAGCGGTATTGTTCGTGGTGTCCAGCGCGGCGTGCTTTCTATTGGCATTTCTGCTGTTACCGCCAACATTACTCGGCGCGGGGGTTCAACAATCCAGCATCGCATGGATCGCCACGACCGCGGGCAGCGCAGCGGGGCTGACTGTTGTCGCGATGGTGATTCTGTATGCCATTGCCGCCAGTCGCTGCGAATCAGCGATCCAGGAAATGGAAGATGCCTTTGCCACAGCGGAATTGTCTCTGCACAATTGGCGATCGTGGTCGGACCAGGAACTGCGCAAGAAACAGCGACGGTTTCAACAATGGCATGACTCCCGGATCGAACAGCGCGACCGCACCGTCGCGCAGGCAACTGAAAAACATGAAGCCAACGTGGCTCATGCCGCGCGGCAACGGCAAGCGGACCAGGAACGACTCGATACTGAATTTGCCGCACAAATTGAGGGAATGGAACAGCAACGCAATTCCCAGATGGAACGGATCAACTCCCGGCGGCAAGCAGCGCTGGCGAGCTTGGCCCGTCGCACACAACAGGATCCTGAGACGATCCGGTCGGTGTACGAAACTTCTCGGCAACAGGCCGAACAAACGCACACAGCCGAGACGGCCGACATCGTTGCAAGCTGGAATCAATTTTGGACCAATTGCGTTTCCACACAACAAGACCTCGCACAACGCGCCGCAGCCTGCGCATTGTCTGACGATGCCCTACAAAGCGATTCCTGGCAACTGCCGGAACAAGTTCCGGAGGGGATTCGGTTTGGGAACTTTGATGTCGACATCTGTGCGGACGCGGCGGTGGTGGACGATGAACGGGTGGCCTCGGCATCTCCCTTGGAGTTCCCCGTTCTGCTTCCCTTTGCCAGCGGTCCGTCGTTGTTTTTACAAGCCGACGGCGCCGGTCGCCGCACAGCCAACGACACACTGCGAGCTGTGATGCTGCGTATATTGACCTCACTCCCGGCCGGCAAGGTACGGTTCACAATCATTGATCCTGTGGGATTGGGCGAGCAGTTTTCATCGTTCATGCATCTGGCCGATTACGACGAGTTGCTAATCAATAGCCGGATTTGGACCGAAGGCACACACATCGAACAACGGCTGGCCGATTTGACCGAACATATGGAAAACGTTTTCCAAACCTACCTGCGGAATGAATACAAATCGATCGAGGAATACAACGAGTTCGCCGGCGAAGTCGCCGAGCCGTACCATTTTCTGGTCGTCGCCGACTTTCCCGCCAATATCGGCGATGTCGCCGCGCGGCGACTCATCAGCATCGTCAATAGCGGTGCCCGGTGCGGCGTGAATACCTTAATGAGTTACGACCCCTCGCGGCCACTGCCACACGGCACCGAACTCGAAGATTTTGTCGGCAGCGCGACCCATCTGGTCTGGCACGACGATCACTTTGAATTTGTAGGTGAAGAACTGGCCGGTAGCGCCTTAAAGCTCGACGCTCCGCCGGAGTCGGCCCAGTTCACCCAGATCGTTCGCCGGGCAGGAGATCTCTCCAAAAACGCTCGTCGTGTCGAAGTCCCCTTCGACCGGATCGCTCCGGCTGAGGCCGACATGTGGCAACACGATAGCCGCAGCGGGATCGACGTCCCATTGGGACGCGCGGGGGCAACGAGCCTGCAACATCTGCGGCTCGGACGTGGGACATCGCAACACGTATTGGTCGCGGGAAAAACCGGTTCGGGAAAATCGACCTTCCTCCACGCGTTGATCACCAATACAGCCCTGCACTACGGCCCGGATGAAGTCGAATTCTACTTGGTCGACTTCAAGAAGGGGGTCGAATTCAAAGCATACGCCACCGGCCATCTGCCGCACGCCCGCGTGATTGCCATCGAGAGCGATCGCGAATTCGGTGTCAGCGTTTTGCAACGTCTCGATGCGGTACTCACCGAGCGCGGCGAATTGTTCCGTGCTCATGGTGTGCAGGATGTCGAGATGTTCCGCAATGCCTTGCCCAACGAACGTATGCCTCGCATCATGCTGCTGGTCGACGAATTCCAAGAGTTCTTCACCGAAGACGACAAGCTGTCGCAAAACGCATCGTTGTTGCTGGACCGGCTGGTGCGGCAAGGGCGGGCGTTTGGGATTCACGTTTTGCTCGGCTCACAGTCATTGGGCGGCGCGTATTCCTTGGCACGCAGCACCTTGGGCCAAGTCGCAGTCCGGATCGCGCTGCAATGTAGCGAAGCGGATGCGCATTTGATCCTCAGTGAAGACAACACGGCCGCGCGGTTGCTCACGCGTCCGGGCGAAGCGATCTATAACGACGCAAATGGACTGCTGGACGGCAATCATCCCTTCCAGATCGCTTGGCTGAACGACGAGCAACGCTCTGAAAAATTGCGGCGGATGTACAACTCGACCCTACGCGGCGGTCAGACACACCAACCGCCTGTGGTGTTTGAAGGAAACGTCCCCTCGGATCCGCAGAATAATTCTGAGATCAACGAACTCATCAGCGCCTTTCCGCCATCAACACCACCAACACGCGGCCGCGTGTGGTTGGGCGAACCGGTGGAACTCAAAGCTGCCTCAGCGGTCGAGTTTCCACGACAAGCGGGAAGCAATTTGCTGATCACCGGACAGAGCGTCGATTCTGCGCTGGGTACCTTGACCTCTTGCTTGAGCAGCTTGGGTTATCAATACCCGCCGCCGAACGAAGCAGGACAGCCTGCCGTGCAATTCCACGTACTCGATGCGCTCGCCAGCGAACATGGATCGCTGGACATGTGGAATCAAGCGGTTAGCCCCACCCGGCACAATGTCGACGTCGGTGGACCGGATGCTGTGGAGCGGATGATTGATGAACTAGCGGCCGTGGTCGATCGCCGCCTCGAATCACCGCACGAACCTGCGCCGCCGATTTATTTCTTCGCGGTCAATCTCTCCGGCTTCCGCGAATTGCGCAAGGACGACGACGATTTCGGCTCGTGGGGCAGCAGCGACGACAAGCCGCTGTCGGCTAGCAAGCAATTTGCCAAGATCCTCACCGACGGGCCAACGGTTGGCGTACACGTCTTGATGTGGTGCGATTCCTACAACAACGTCAATCGCTGGTTGGGAAACAAACTGCTCAAGGAAATCGAAATCCGCGTCTGTTTCCGCATGAACGCCAACGACTCCAGTCAAATCATCGACACGCCCGCCGCCGGCCGTTTGGGCCCCAATCGCGCATTGCTCTACCACGATTCGACAGGCGAAACCGAAAAGTTCCGGCCGTACGGCGTGCTGCTGGAGCCGGCACCATTGCCTACGACTACCGTTCCCCAAACAGGCGAAGAAAAATCGGGGGGCAACTGGAATAGCTTGGAAATGTTTTCGGTGAATTGA
- a CDS encoding rhamnosyltransferase WsaF family glycosyltransferase, translating into MSVGVPNRPAPDGNQRAVEIEVRIAESRRALAELYELRSHDVAAAGRPAIADLATDVPSESVQPSATHSRAKRLIRTGRDVLRHVWRSPTALFADVERYFARSKHQPQQWSNSMSGRVAVEDRLQDVWPLNVEIRAHLAPTLNVLLPSLRKQDLTGGPNTALNLTYRLAARGVPVRYIATDQELDSDASFLHAHLRAVSGIDETLDDVQFISGRNRGRALVLGADDVLCGTAWWTAQMIKEIQPRLRSQRFMYLIQDFEPAMYAWSTKQAMALETYDLDFQGIICGRLLADFLTSERVGRFSEPGFLDSCATFEPAVDPQRFAPHFDRLARRKKQLLFYARPQAPRNLFELGLVALKQAAARGAFPPAEWELGFIGGDEMPTADLGGGVLVKSHPWRDYEAYARLLQSADVGLSLMLSPHTSYPPLEMAACGATVVTNTFSVKTAARLQRISTNLLPVEPRVEDIVSGLLAAVERAEDLPERFSGAMLDVPSDWDAALDLVLPRILDMWNACRGR; encoded by the coding sequence ATGTCTGTCGGAGTGCCGAATCGCCCCGCCCCGGATGGGAATCAACGGGCTGTTGAGATCGAGGTGCGGATTGCCGAGTCGCGTCGCGCGTTGGCCGAGTTGTATGAACTCCGTAGCCACGATGTGGCTGCTGCTGGTCGTCCGGCAATCGCAGACCTCGCAACTGATGTCCCGAGCGAATCCGTACAACCGTCGGCCACGCATTCTCGCGCAAAGCGTTTGATCCGCACGGGACGCGATGTGCTGCGGCACGTTTGGCGATCGCCGACGGCACTGTTCGCTGATGTGGAACGCTACTTCGCGCGAAGCAAGCATCAACCGCAGCAGTGGTCAAATTCGATGAGCGGACGCGTGGCCGTCGAGGATCGGTTGCAGGATGTTTGGCCGCTCAACGTCGAGATACGCGCCCACCTTGCCCCCACGCTGAACGTCCTGCTGCCCAGCCTCCGCAAACAGGACCTGACCGGCGGCCCAAATACGGCATTGAACCTGACGTACCGTCTGGCGGCCCGTGGCGTGCCGGTGCGCTACATCGCCACCGATCAAGAACTGGATAGCGACGCATCATTCCTTCACGCGCATCTGCGCGCGGTCAGTGGAATCGACGAGACGCTCGACGACGTCCAATTTATCAGCGGCCGCAATCGTGGACGCGCGCTGGTGCTAGGCGCCGACGACGTCCTGTGTGGGACCGCTTGGTGGACAGCGCAGATGATCAAAGAGATCCAACCCCGGTTGCGGTCGCAGCGGTTTATGTACTTGATTCAAGATTTCGAACCCGCCATGTACGCTTGGTCGACCAAGCAAGCGATGGCCCTGGAGACCTACGACCTCGACTTCCAGGGAATCATTTGTGGCCGATTGCTCGCCGACTTTCTGACTAGCGAACGCGTCGGACGATTCAGCGAACCGGGATTTCTCGACAGCTGCGCCACGTTTGAGCCAGCCGTGGACCCCCAACGATTCGCACCACATTTTGATAGGTTGGCCCGCCGAAAAAAACAATTGTTGTTTTATGCGCGGCCCCAAGCGCCACGGAATTTGTTTGAGCTGGGCTTGGTTGCGCTCAAGCAAGCCGCGGCGCGAGGCGCGTTTCCTCCTGCGGAGTGGGAACTGGGATTCATCGGCGGCGATGAGATGCCCACGGCCGATTTGGGAGGGGGCGTTTTGGTCAAATCGCACCCTTGGCGCGACTACGAAGCGTATGCCCGTTTGTTGCAGTCGGCCGACGTGGGCCTGTCGCTCATGCTCTCCCCGCACACCAGCTATCCACCCTTAGAGATGGCCGCTTGTGGGGCAACGGTGGTAACGAATACGTTTTCCGTGAAAACGGCGGCGCGGTTGCAACGCATCTCGACCAACCTGCTACCGGTCGAGCCACGCGTTGAGGATATCGTGTCCGGACTCCTCGCAGCTGTCGAACGGGCCGAAGATCTGCCCGAACGCTTCTCCGGTGCCATGCTCGATGTGCCGTCGGATTGGGATGCGGCACTGGATCTCGTGTTGCCACGAATTCTTGATATGTGGAATGCCTGCCGCGGTCGCTAA
- a CDS encoding M20/M25/M40 family metallo-hydrolase, with translation MALLVTAVVVPLQADEPATALESRLLDGVKYLASDDLEGRGVGTDGLDKAAEFIREQFEQAGLDVHAVNGGAFQTFEMTIGSKLSSPNTLVFNGPYDATLTLEIPKDFTPLSFGGSGKFSGELAFVGYGIEADDKGYNEFTDIDVQGKVVIIMRRNPQQGNPHGKFSDGPHGGVSRHAALRTKAANAYGAGATAVLFVNDPYSGQVDLDSAKKRVAKAKEKLIKAAIAFEEVDLQQAEALTTARQKLSTAVKTLAERKADVVAGMPDDLMKYGYGGNTEQHAIPLMQITRAVCDQILKTSGTDLATLEKEIDKDLKPRSQVLDGWRASGEVSIERVKAEVKNIIGVLEGEGPLANETVVIGAHYDHVGRGGEGSLSPGSNEIHNGADDNASGTVALIELARRFAARDEKPPRRLVFIAFTAEELGLLGSAHYVKEPIFPLDNTVAMINMDMVGRLKNDKLTIFGTGTAPRWNGLLDELGKEYGFTVTKKPEGFGPSDQSSFYGKKIPVLHFFTGTHSDYHRPGDDWDKINSVGIRRVVDMMERTVMDTAKTVDRPKYVAVKSSNSGNRGGNRPYFGSIPDFGQETPGYPLMGVSPDSPADKAGLKSGDVIVAIDKKKIGNLSDFDLALRKYKAGDTIAVTVLRGKDKKTLEVTLDKPR, from the coding sequence ATGGCACTGCTTGTCACCGCTGTGGTGGTGCCGCTGCAGGCTGATGAACCGGCCACGGCCTTGGAGAGTCGTCTCTTAGACGGGGTGAAATATCTCGCTTCGGACGACCTTGAGGGGCGCGGAGTTGGGACAGACGGGTTGGACAAGGCGGCGGAGTTCATTCGAGAGCAATTCGAACAAGCGGGCCTCGACGTGCATGCCGTCAATGGGGGCGCGTTTCAAACATTTGAGATGACGATCGGCTCGAAACTGAGTTCGCCAAACACGCTGGTGTTTAACGGCCCGTATGATGCGACGCTGACGTTAGAAATCCCCAAAGACTTTACGCCTCTGTCGTTCGGCGGGAGCGGCAAGTTCTCCGGCGAATTGGCGTTTGTGGGCTATGGCATCGAAGCTGACGACAAGGGATACAACGAATTCACCGACATCGATGTGCAAGGCAAGGTCGTGATCATCATGCGTCGCAACCCGCAGCAAGGGAACCCGCACGGGAAATTTTCCGACGGGCCTCACGGCGGTGTTTCGCGGCATGCGGCACTGCGGACCAAAGCGGCGAATGCCTATGGCGCCGGCGCAACGGCCGTGCTATTCGTCAACGATCCCTACAGCGGTCAAGTCGATTTGGACAGTGCCAAGAAGCGCGTCGCCAAAGCCAAAGAGAAACTCATCAAAGCGGCCATTGCGTTTGAAGAAGTCGATCTCCAGCAGGCCGAAGCCTTAACGACGGCTCGGCAAAAACTTTCCACCGCTGTGAAAACGCTCGCAGAGCGAAAAGCAGATGTTGTCGCCGGGATGCCTGACGATTTGATGAAATATGGTTACGGCGGAAACACCGAACAGCATGCGATTCCGTTGATGCAAATCACGCGGGCTGTGTGCGATCAGATCTTAAAGACCAGCGGAACCGATTTGGCCACTCTGGAAAAAGAAATCGACAAAGACCTCAAGCCCCGCAGCCAAGTTTTGGATGGTTGGAGGGCTTCCGGCGAAGTGTCGATCGAGCGCGTGAAAGCCGAAGTGAAAAACATCATTGGCGTGCTGGAGGGAGAAGGACCTTTGGCCAATGAAACCGTGGTGATCGGTGCGCACTATGACCACGTGGGACGCGGCGGGGAAGGTTCGCTTTCCCCCGGATCGAACGAGATTCACAACGGAGCCGATGACAATGCGTCCGGCACGGTGGCATTGATTGAACTCGCGCGACGATTCGCTGCTCGTGACGAGAAACCACCGCGGCGGCTGGTCTTTATCGCCTTTACAGCCGAAGAGTTGGGGCTGTTGGGGTCGGCGCACTATGTCAAAGAACCGATTTTTCCGCTCGACAATACGGTCGCCATGATCAACATGGATATGGTGGGGCGGCTCAAGAACGACAAGCTGACCATCTTCGGCACCGGAACGGCACCGCGCTGGAACGGACTCCTGGACGAGTTGGGAAAAGAGTACGGATTCACCGTCACCAAAAAACCGGAGGGGTTTGGCCCGAGCGATCAATCCTCGTTCTACGGCAAAAAAATTCCTGTGCTGCACTTCTTCACCGGCACACACAGCGACTACCACCGCCCGGGCGATGATTGGGACAAGATCAATTCCGTCGGCATACGCCGCGTGGTGGATATGATGGAACGCACGGTGATGGACACAGCCAAGACGGTGGATCGCCCCAAATACGTGGCTGTCAAATCCTCGAATAGCGGCAACCGCGGCGGCAATCGCCCCTATTTCGGCAGCATTCCTGATTTCGGACAAGAGACACCCGGCTACCCGCTGATGGGGGTCAGCCCCGATAGCCCAGCGGACAAGGCGGGTCTGAAATCGGGGGATGTGATTGTCGCGATCGACAAGAAAAAGATCGGCAACCTCAGCGATTTTGACTTGGCGCTGCGGAAATACAAAGCGGGTGATACGATCGCCGTGACGGTGCTTCGTGGAAAAGATAAAAAGACGTTGGAAGTGACGTTAGACAAGCCGCGGTGA
- a CDS encoding ATP-binding protein — MENAKLLVIQGIDQGTRYDIGDEPVGLGRDVVNTISLHDTEISRCHAQVQSEQGKYVLTDLNSSNGTYVNGESVRSRELKNGDQIQVGRTVLLFSQSLDRAAESDALQKIAFVPERDAEDLSSIVSSIGHEAGHDLVSHVHDLKPDSVAQSLANLQVLYRISEEAVRNSTSIEQVLERILDLTIDVVGADRGCVLLRDVDTGQVTPQAIRYRRGVDQSAPMPISHTIVNSVVANRQGVLTSDAQSDSRFTAGQSIFQAGIREAICVPMQGRYELMGVLYVDITTSPQRVLLDGGHAAKFNDDLLRLMVAIGRQSALALEDNRYQQALVQAERLAAIGQTIATLSHHIKNILQGVRGGSYLIEMGLKDFNEEIVRKGWNIVDKNQTKIYNLVMDMLTVSKERQPAMVEADLNETVADVCELMQARAAELGVKFERRLADDLPASQFDPDGIHRAVLNIVTNAIDAVEGQEGGRVIISTEYDSLARALNVLVSDNGPGIPQELLGKIFQVFESTKGARGTGLGLAVSRQIIREHGGDILVESHPGQGSLFMLKWQLIQESAAADRTEPG; from the coding sequence GTGGAAAATGCAAAGTTGCTGGTCATCCAAGGCATTGACCAAGGTACTCGTTATGACATCGGCGATGAGCCGGTCGGCCTCGGCCGCGACGTCGTTAATACCATCAGCCTGCACGATACGGAAATCTCCCGCTGTCACGCCCAGGTTCAATCCGAACAAGGCAAATACGTCCTCACGGATCTGAATAGTTCCAACGGCACCTACGTCAACGGCGAATCCGTTCGTAGCCGGGAATTGAAAAACGGCGATCAAATTCAGGTCGGGCGGACCGTTCTGCTCTTTTCGCAATCATTGGACCGGGCAGCCGAATCCGACGCTTTGCAGAAAATCGCCTTCGTTCCCGAACGGGATGCCGAAGACCTCTCCAGCATCGTCAGTAGCATTGGGCACGAAGCAGGGCACGACCTTGTTTCCCACGTCCATGACTTAAAACCGGATTCTGTCGCCCAGTCGTTGGCCAATTTGCAGGTGCTGTATCGCATTTCTGAAGAAGCGGTGCGGAACTCGACCTCGATTGAACAGGTCTTGGAGCGGATTCTCGACTTGACCATCGACGTCGTTGGAGCGGATCGGGGATGCGTGCTGTTGCGGGACGTTGATACGGGGCAAGTGACGCCACAAGCCATCCGTTACCGCCGGGGCGTCGACCAGTCCGCTCCCATGCCGATTTCGCACACGATCGTCAACAGTGTGGTCGCCAATCGCCAAGGGGTGCTCACCTCCGACGCACAATCGGACAGCCGCTTTACCGCCGGGCAAAGCATCTTCCAAGCCGGCATCCGCGAAGCGATCTGTGTTCCCATGCAGGGCCGCTATGAGTTGATGGGCGTGCTCTACGTCGACATCACCACTTCACCGCAACGGGTCCTGCTCGACGGCGGACATGCGGCAAAGTTCAATGACGACCTACTGCGGCTAATGGTGGCCATCGGCCGGCAATCGGCGCTGGCCCTCGAAGACAACCGCTATCAACAAGCGCTCGTCCAGGCGGAACGCCTAGCCGCTATCGGACAAACCATCGCCACGCTCAGCCATCACATTAAGAACATTCTGCAAGGCGTCCGCGGCGGGAGTTACTTGATCGAGATGGGCCTCAAGGACTTCAACGAGGAGATCGTCCGCAAGGGTTGGAACATTGTCGATAAAAACCAAACCAAAATCTACAACCTGGTGATGGACATGCTGACCGTCAGCAAGGAACGCCAGCCGGCCATGGTTGAGGCAGACCTAAACGAAACGGTGGCTGACGTCTGCGAATTGATGCAAGCGCGGGCGGCGGAATTGGGTGTCAAATTCGAGCGGCGGCTGGCCGACGATCTCCCCGCCAGCCAATTTGATCCCGACGGAATCCATCGCGCGGTGTTGAACATCGTCACCAATGCCATCGACGCCGTCGAAGGTCAAGAGGGGGGCCGCGTGATCATCAGCACCGAATACGACTCCCTCGCCCGCGCCCTCAACGTGCTGGTCTCGGACAACGGGCCGGGAATTCCGCAAGAACTGCTGGGCAAAATCTTCCAGGTCTTCGAATCGACCAAAGGCGCCCGCGGAACCGGCTTGGGGCTAGCGGTCAGCCGCCAGATTATCCGCGAACATGGCGGCGACATCCTCGTCGAATCCCACCCCGGCCAAGGCAGCCTGTTCATGCTCAAATGGCAGCTAATCCAAGAATCGGCAGCTGCAGACCGCACGGAGCCGGGTTGA
- a CDS encoding DUF1559 family PulG-like putative transporter: MTKENRRPYIELLITFTILVLMLVMAYWLDPDRGSMAFARKTQCVNRLTNIRLALLNYHADYGSFPPTWVTDENGKPLYSWRVLLLPYLDLKPLYDLYHLDEPWDSPQNIQYSRAKLTIFQCPLNEHGPATTNYVAVLSEHGPWRGEEAVSKDEIGELPEGVLLVVEQHGEKIHWAEPRDLDLATLPLYINDDSGHGIGSPHADGANVSLLKNGRVEFLEDSLSSAELLKRLRLEAETKP, encoded by the coding sequence ATGACAAAAGAGAACCGCAGACCATACATTGAATTGCTAATTACTTTTACGATCCTCGTCTTGATGTTGGTAATGGCCTATTGGTTGGATCCCGATCGAGGAAGCATGGCATTCGCACGCAAAACACAATGTGTCAACAGGCTCACTAACATAAGGCTGGCTCTACTCAACTACCATGCCGACTATGGTTCTTTCCCCCCCACATGGGTTACCGATGAGAACGGGAAACCGCTCTATAGTTGGCGTGTGCTGTTGTTGCCGTACCTCGACCTGAAACCCTTGTACGATCTCTATCACCTTGATGAACCCTGGGACAGCCCGCAAAACATTCAGTACTCGCGAGCGAAATTGACCATATTTCAATGTCCGCTTAACGAACACGGCCCAGCAACGACAAACTACGTCGCCGTGCTGAGCGAGCACGGTCCCTGGCGTGGGGAGGAGGCGGTGTCGAAAGATGAGATTGGCGAGTTGCCGGAGGGCGTCTTGTTGGTTGTGGAACAGCATGGCGAGAAGATCCATTGGGCCGAACCGCGCGACTTGGATCTCGCCACGCTTCCGCTGTACATTAACGATGATTCCGGCCACGGAATCGGCAGCCCGCACGCTGACGGTGCGAATGTGTCGCTGTTGAAAAACGGCAGGGTCGAGTTTCTGGAGGATTCGTTGAGCAGTGCGGAACTCTTGAAACGTCTGCGTCTGGAAGCCGAGACGAAGCCCTGA
- a CDS encoding PEP-CTERM sorting domain-containing protein, translating into MKHFLLAGLISFGLLSSAEAGFVDVSIGDHLKLHNGTGNGSGGEYDAVLQEYNGTNYVPTATTWSTFCLEVDEHFYYNQLLKVNNISDTAMSGGSNTNNGDPISFATAWLYTQFSNGSLVGLNSGGTAENGNYNDNHAANATHLQKAIWYLEEESLGVHNKYVDLALAAGWTSIGDVRVLNLMRYSNGQLINAQDQLVLLDPGPEVAPPLVPEPSTFALLGIGGMALVGYGWRRKRQVA; encoded by the coding sequence ATGAAACATTTTCTACTTGCTGGTTTAATTAGCTTCGGTTTGCTATCTAGCGCTGAGGCCGGATTCGTCGATGTCTCCATCGGCGATCACTTGAAACTTCATAACGGCACGGGCAACGGCAGCGGCGGTGAGTATGATGCCGTGCTCCAGGAATACAATGGAACGAATTACGTTCCCACAGCGACGACGTGGTCCACATTTTGTCTCGAGGTCGATGAACACTTTTATTACAACCAATTGTTGAAAGTGAACAACATTTCGGACACGGCGATGTCGGGGGGCTCGAACACGAACAATGGTGACCCGATTTCGTTTGCGACCGCTTGGCTGTACACTCAGTTCTCCAACGGTTCACTCGTGGGCCTGAACTCGGGCGGGACAGCTGAAAACGGAAATTACAACGACAACCACGCTGCCAATGCGACCCATCTGCAAAAAGCGATCTGGTACCTGGAAGAAGAGTCACTCGGCGTGCACAACAAATACGTCGACTTGGCGTTGGCAGCCGGCTGGACCTCGATCGGCGATGTCCGCGTCCTGAATTTGATGCGGTACTCGAACGGTCAATTGATCAACGCTCAGGACCAACTAGTCCTGTTGGATCCCGGTCCCGAGGTCGCCCCGCCTCTCGTCCCCGAGCCTTCGACGTTCGCCCTGTTGGGCATCGGCGGCATGGCTTTGGTTGGCTACGGCTGGCGGCGGAAACGTCAAGTTGCGTAA